In a single window of the Micromonospora sp. WMMD1155 genome:
- a CDS encoding ABC transporter permease has protein sequence MATTALVDPDTGLTQAQLAARHGLRVAGERPSIVEYSRRLWAYRHFIASYANAKLVASYSNAKLGQLWQVLTPLTNAAVYYLIFGVVLAQAEIPNYIAYLTTGLFIFNFTQSAVLAGTQSISSNLGLIRALHFPRASLPLSTTLTQFQQLLASMVVLIGIVLVTGEPITLEWLLLVPALFLQAVFNAGVVLLVARMGSKASDLKQVMPFVLRTWMYGSGVLYSVSLFERLPAWATTLVQYNPMLVYIELARYTLLEEAPLLNDSLTQLWLVGAGWALVAGIGGFIYFWRGEQEYGRG, from the coding sequence ATGGCCACCACCGCGCTGGTCGACCCCGACACGGGCCTGACCCAGGCGCAGCTGGCCGCTCGACACGGGCTACGGGTCGCCGGTGAGCGCCCCAGCATCGTCGAGTACAGCCGCCGACTATGGGCGTACCGGCACTTCATCGCCTCGTACGCCAACGCCAAGCTGGTCGCCTCGTACAGCAATGCCAAGCTGGGTCAGCTCTGGCAGGTGCTCACACCGCTCACCAACGCGGCGGTCTACTACCTGATCTTCGGGGTGGTGCTGGCACAGGCCGAGATCCCGAACTACATCGCCTACCTGACCACCGGGCTGTTCATCTTCAACTTCACCCAGAGCGCGGTCCTGGCCGGCACCCAGTCGATCAGCAGCAACCTGGGGCTGATCCGGGCGCTGCACTTCCCCCGGGCCAGCCTGCCGCTGTCCACCACGTTGACGCAGTTCCAGCAACTGCTGGCCTCGATGGTGGTGCTGATCGGCATCGTGCTGGTCACCGGCGAGCCGATCACGCTGGAGTGGTTGCTGCTGGTGCCGGCCCTGTTCCTGCAGGCGGTGTTCAACGCCGGTGTGGTGCTGCTGGTGGCCCGGATGGGCTCCAAGGCGAGCGACCTCAAGCAGGTCATGCCGTTCGTCCTGCGCACCTGGATGTACGGCTCCGGCGTCCTCTACAGCGTCAGCCTCTTCGAGCGGCTGCCCGCCTGGGCGACGACCCTCGTGCAGTACAACCCGATGCTGGTCTACATCGAGCTGGCGCGGTACACGCTGCTCGAGGAGGCGCCGCTGCTCAACGACTCGTTGACGCAGCTCTGGCTGGTCGGCGCCGGGTGGGCGCTGGTCGCCGGGATCGGCGGTTTCATCTACTTCTGGCGCGGCGAACAGGAGTACGGCCGTGGTTGA
- a CDS encoding ABC transporter ATP-binding protein: MTPTQERIPTVVVDDAHIIYRVHQGAGGGTTPVAALRRLVKRTSAPNIREVHAVKGISFTAYRGEAIGLIGTNGSGKSTILRAIAGLLPVNRGAIYTQGQPSLLGVNAALLNDLSGERNVTLGCLAMGMHPDDVARQAEGIIEFSGINERGDFASLPMRTYSSGMAARLRFSIAAAKKHDVLLIDEALATGDKGFRKRSEQRVRELRADAGTVFLVSHQLSSVRDTCERTIWLESGVLRMDGPTDEVVRAYEAYANSK, from the coding sequence ATGACCCCGACGCAGGAGCGCATCCCGACCGTCGTCGTGGACGACGCGCACATCATCTACCGGGTCCACCAGGGCGCCGGCGGTGGCACCACGCCGGTGGCCGCGCTACGTCGGCTGGTCAAGCGCACCTCCGCGCCGAACATCCGGGAGGTGCACGCGGTCAAGGGGATCTCCTTCACGGCGTACCGGGGCGAGGCGATCGGGCTGATCGGCACCAACGGCTCCGGCAAGTCCACCATCCTGCGGGCCATCGCCGGCCTGCTGCCGGTCAACCGGGGCGCGATCTACACCCAGGGGCAGCCGTCCCTGCTGGGCGTGAACGCCGCCCTGCTCAACGACCTCTCCGGCGAACGCAACGTCACCCTCGGCTGCCTGGCCATGGGCATGCATCCGGACGACGTCGCCCGGCAGGCCGAGGGGATCATCGAGTTCTCCGGGATCAACGAGCGGGGCGACTTCGCCAGCCTGCCGATGCGGACGTACTCGTCCGGCATGGCGGCCCGGCTGCGGTTCTCCATCGCCGCGGCCAAGAAGCACGACGTGTTGCTCATCGACGAGGCGCTCGCCACCGGTGACAAGGGCTTCCGCAAGCGCAGCGAGCAGCGGGTGCGGGAGTTGCGCGCGGACGCGGGCACGGTGTTCCTGGTCAGCCACCAGCTCTCGTCAGTACGGGACACCTGCGAGCGGACGATCTGGCTGGAATCGGGCGTCCTGCGGATGGATGGCCCCACCGACGAGGTCGTCCGGGCCTACGAGGCGTACGCGAACAGCAAGTAA
- a CDS encoding bifunctional cytidylyltransferase/SDR family oxidoreductase has translation MTQDQTTGPDAAAETPTPWRPSRTVAVVLAGGTGTRLGLGIPKQLLKIAGKPIIEHTLAVFEAAPEIDEIIVLMASGHVDDAQQIVEKAGLRKVTKVIEGGDTRNATTRIALDAVGPEDCNILFHDAVRPLLSGRIVRECVNALWTYDAVDVAIPSADTIIQVDDNDCITDIPVRSRLRRGQTPQAFRSPTIRAAYRIAEGDPNFAATDDCGVVLRYLPGTPIKVIDGSDENIKVTHPVDVHLADKLFQLAAAQAPRLTDHRSYSEELTGRTIVVFGGSYGIGHELTGLARRFGAQVFPFSRSSTGTHVERAEDVEAALTTAFEATGRIDHVVVTAGILERGELAEMDEETMDRVLQVNFVGPVTIARQALPYLQQTKGQLLLYTSSSYTRGRARYALYSATKAALVNLTQALADEWADVGVRVNCINPERTATPMRTRAFGEEPEHTLLAAEAVAQSSLDVLISDLTGQVIDVRRAPGDAGTPSVPTQGGPGQVETAADAASAN, from the coding sequence ATGACGCAGGACCAGACCACTGGCCCGGACGCCGCAGCGGAGACCCCGACGCCATGGCGGCCCTCGCGGACGGTGGCCGTGGTTCTGGCCGGCGGCACCGGAACGCGGTTGGGCCTGGGCATCCCGAAGCAGCTGCTGAAGATCGCCGGCAAGCCGATCATCGAGCACACCCTGGCGGTCTTCGAGGCCGCGCCCGAGATCGACGAGATCATCGTGCTGATGGCGTCCGGTCACGTGGACGACGCCCAGCAGATCGTCGAGAAGGCCGGCCTGCGCAAGGTCACCAAGGTGATCGAGGGCGGTGACACCCGCAACGCCACCACCCGGATCGCGCTGGACGCGGTCGGCCCGGAAGACTGCAACATCCTCTTCCACGACGCGGTGCGCCCGCTGCTCAGCGGCCGGATCGTGCGCGAGTGCGTCAACGCCCTCTGGACCTACGACGCCGTGGACGTGGCCATCCCGTCCGCGGACACGATCATCCAGGTGGACGACAACGACTGCATCACCGACATCCCGGTGCGGTCCCGGCTGCGCCGGGGCCAGACCCCGCAGGCGTTCCGCTCCCCCACCATCCGTGCGGCGTACCGGATCGCCGAGGGCGACCCGAACTTCGCCGCCACCGACGACTGCGGCGTGGTGCTGCGCTACCTGCCCGGCACCCCGATCAAGGTGATCGACGGTTCGGACGAGAACATCAAGGTCACCCACCCGGTCGACGTGCACCTGGCCGACAAGCTCTTCCAGCTCGCGGCGGCACAGGCACCCCGGCTGACCGACCACCGCAGCTACAGCGAGGAGCTGACCGGCCGCACCATCGTGGTGTTCGGCGGCAGCTACGGCATCGGCCACGAGTTGACCGGGCTGGCCCGACGCTTCGGCGCTCAGGTCTTCCCGTTCAGCCGTTCCAGCACCGGCACCCACGTGGAGCGGGCCGAGGACGTCGAGGCCGCGCTGACGACCGCGTTCGAGGCCACCGGCCGGATCGACCACGTGGTGGTCACCGCCGGGATCCTGGAGCGGGGCGAACTCGCCGAGATGGACGAGGAGACCATGGACCGGGTGCTCCAGGTCAACTTCGTCGGCCCGGTGACCATCGCCCGCCAGGCGCTGCCCTATCTGCAGCAGACCAAGGGCCAACTGCTGCTGTACACCTCCAGCTCCTACACCCGTGGGCGGGCCCGCTACGCGCTCTACTCGGCCACCAAGGCCGCCCTGGTCAACCTGACCCAGGCGCTCGCCGACGAGTGGGCCGACGTCGGCGTACGCGTCAACTGCATCAACCCGGAGCGGACCGCCACCCCGATGCGGACGCGGGCCTTCGGCGAGGAGCCGGAGCACACGCTGCTCGCCGCGGAGGCCGTCGCCCAGTCGTCCCTGGACGTGCTGATCTCCGACCTGACCGGCCAGGTGATCGACGTACGCCGGGCGCCCGGTGACGCGGGCACGCCGAGCGTGCCGACGCAGGGCGGGCCGGGTCAGGTCGAGACGGCGGCCGACGCGGCGTCGGCCAACTGA
- a CDS encoding CDP-glycerol glycerophosphotransferase family protein, with protein sequence MRGDLVRKLAARCLSTGLAVLAFVVLALTDATGWGLAVAVAAVVAAAAEQRVRPGADLVAETTLIAAAVLVGYWRRLDDGFDVALVATALVLLGLVLLVGPLRTAGNLEIRAANLPVRAWTPVVADQLGTALLGLLAVVAVAAALTVPAVVPLLASLLVGAGAGAVGLDLARRRFRPGAGGGAVGRALRRHQPEFVLYFSAPPGSEYQVTMWLPYLQRIGRPFLVMLREPEFLAPVAAATDAPVVYCPTLRAMDEALVPSVRAAFYVNHGAKNSHCIRFTQLTHVQLHHGDSDKAPSANPVSGIFDRIFVAGPAAIDRYARAGVRIPAEKFVVVGRPQVESIQVRPEPARGLAHPTVLYTPTWTGHHADADYCSLPVAERLLRSLLERGATVILRAHPYTTQNPSSARQLGRLTELLAADRARTGRQHVFGAAARELSLTECVNSSDALVSDVSGVISDYLYSGKPYAVTDMGGAGDRFVERFPLAGSGYVLRGDMSNLDGVLTDLLDTDPLAEARWATRRRYLGDFPAESYAEAFLTAARRELAPTPELAAPTPV encoded by the coding sequence ATGCGCGGCGACCTGGTCCGAAAGTTGGCTGCCCGCTGCCTGAGCACCGGCTTGGCCGTGCTGGCCTTCGTCGTGCTGGCGCTCACCGACGCCACCGGCTGGGGCCTGGCGGTGGCCGTCGCGGCAGTGGTCGCGGCGGCCGCGGAGCAGCGCGTCCGGCCCGGCGCCGACCTCGTCGCGGAGACGACGCTGATCGCCGCCGCCGTCCTGGTGGGTTACTGGCGGCGGCTGGACGACGGGTTCGACGTGGCGCTGGTCGCCACCGCACTGGTCCTGCTGGGGCTGGTGCTGCTGGTGGGGCCCCTGCGGACCGCCGGCAACCTGGAGATCCGGGCGGCGAACCTGCCGGTTCGCGCCTGGACGCCGGTGGTCGCCGACCAGCTCGGCACCGCGCTGCTCGGGCTGCTCGCCGTGGTGGCCGTCGCCGCCGCGCTGACAGTGCCGGCCGTGGTGCCACTGCTCGCCAGCCTGCTGGTCGGTGCGGGTGCCGGGGCGGTCGGGCTGGACCTGGCCCGGCGGCGGTTCCGGCCGGGCGCCGGCGGTGGGGCGGTGGGCCGCGCGCTGCGTCGGCACCAGCCGGAGTTCGTGCTCTACTTCTCGGCCCCGCCCGGTTCGGAATACCAGGTCACCATGTGGCTGCCGTACCTGCAGCGGATCGGCCGCCCGTTCCTGGTCATGCTGCGCGAGCCGGAGTTCCTCGCCCCGGTCGCCGCGGCCACCGACGCCCCGGTGGTCTACTGCCCGACCCTGCGGGCCATGGACGAGGCGCTGGTGCCGAGCGTGCGGGCGGCGTTCTACGTCAACCACGGGGCGAAGAACAGCCACTGCATCCGTTTCACCCAGCTCACCCACGTCCAGTTGCACCACGGCGACAGCGACAAGGCGCCGAGCGCCAACCCGGTGTCCGGGATCTTCGACCGGATCTTCGTGGCCGGTCCGGCCGCGATCGACAGATACGCCCGCGCCGGGGTGCGGATCCCCGCCGAGAAGTTCGTGGTGGTCGGCCGCCCGCAGGTCGAGTCGATCCAGGTACGCCCGGAGCCCGCGCGGGGTCTGGCCCACCCCACCGTGCTCTACACCCCCACCTGGACCGGGCACCACGCCGACGCCGACTACTGCTCCCTGCCGGTGGCCGAGCGGTTGCTGCGTTCGCTGCTGGAACGCGGCGCGACGGTGATCCTGCGGGCGCACCCGTACACGACGCAGAACCCGTCGTCGGCACGCCAGTTGGGCCGGCTGACCGAGCTGCTGGCCGCCGACCGGGCCCGCACCGGCCGGCAGCACGTGTTCGGCGCGGCGGCCCGGGAGCTGAGCCTCACCGAGTGCGTCAACTCCTCCGACGCCCTGGTCTCCGACGTGTCCGGGGTGATCTCCGACTACCTCTACTCCGGCAAGCCGTACGCGGTGACCGACATGGGCGGCGCGGGCGACCGGTTCGTGGAACGCTTCCCGCTGGCCGGTTCGGGTTACGTGCTGCGCGGAGACATGTCCAACCTGGACGGTGTGCTGACCGACCTGCTGGACACCGACCCGCTGGCCGAGGCCCGCTGGGCCACCCGCCGCCGCTACCTGGGCGACTTCCCCGCCGAGTCGTACGCCGAGGCGTTCCTGACCGCCGCCCGCCGGGAGCTGGCACCGACGCCGGAACTGGCCGCGCCCACACCGGTGTAG
- a CDS encoding alpha/beta hydrolase, producing MVDEWGGQAGRGRVLLLLHGMGTTGDVWLPWAPLLEQRWAGRWLAPDLAGHGWAEPLPSYTFAGFADRVARGLAPGDRLVVLGHSLGGVVGLALAARAAGAPVDAVVGLGIKAVWSPDELTRAADLAARPVSWFATRAEAARRYLRVSGLAGLVPPDDPVVDAGLRQVDGRWRLAMDPTAFAVGEPDLTALLAATDVPVVLARGEHDPMVTDEQLKEYGVPVATLPGLGHNAHVQDPAAVLALLDPYR from the coding sequence GTGGTGGATGAATGGGGTGGTCAAGCCGGTCGTGGGCGGGTCCTGCTGCTCCTGCACGGGATGGGCACGACCGGGGACGTCTGGTTGCCGTGGGCGCCGTTGCTGGAGCAGCGCTGGGCGGGACGGTGGCTGGCACCGGATCTGGCCGGTCACGGTTGGGCGGAGCCGCTGCCGTCGTACACCTTCGCGGGGTTCGCCGACCGGGTGGCGCGCGGCCTGGCGCCCGGCGACCGGCTCGTGGTGCTCGGACACTCGCTGGGCGGGGTGGTCGGCCTCGCGTTGGCCGCCCGCGCCGCCGGGGCACCGGTGGACGCGGTGGTGGGCCTGGGCATCAAGGCCGTCTGGTCACCCGACGAGCTGACCCGCGCGGCCGACCTCGCCGCGCGGCCGGTGAGCTGGTTCGCCACCCGCGCCGAGGCGGCACGCCGCTACCTGCGGGTGTCCGGCCTGGCCGGTCTGGTCCCGCCGGACGATCCGGTGGTGGACGCCGGGCTGCGTCAGGTCGACGGTCGGTGGCGCCTCGCCATGGACCCGACCGCGTTCGCCGTGGGAGAGCCCGACCTGACCGCGCTGCTGGCGGCGACCGACGTGCCGGTCGTGCTGGCGCGCGGCGAGCACGACCCGATGGTCACCGACGAACAGCTCAAGGAGTACGGGGTGCCGGTCGCCACGCTGCCCGGTCTCGGCCACAACGCGCACGTGCAGGACCCGGCGGCCGTGCTGGCGCTGCTGGACCCGTACCGCTGA
- a CDS encoding C39 family peptidase — protein MKHTLQRQLRRFATERPYQIVAASAAALAIATTTGALLTTADDAPAGRRTATTVAEMRSDVAASRGEVRAESPSAGAAPTTAAPATSAASPAAKAKSNPDLTRKPTPPKPPATKVLDYDYEAQNTYYNCGPAATRNALSAAGIDRTQEELGAELGTTEMGTNSAEDTTRVLNAEVKGSPYRTRMFAGAPSPAQMDRLQADVVEAITDGRGVVANVVGDAVDTDGGWHSYGGGHYIAVVGYQDNGRTVRIADSANAADPSYWITTIDLANWIASRGYSA, from the coding sequence GTGAAGCACACCCTGCAGCGTCAGCTCCGCCGTTTCGCCACCGAGCGCCCGTACCAGATCGTCGCCGCCTCCGCTGCGGCCCTGGCCATCGCCACCACCACCGGCGCCCTGCTCACCACCGCCGACGACGCCCCCGCCGGCCGGCGCACCGCGACCACCGTCGCCGAGATGCGCAGCGACGTCGCCGCCTCCCGTGGTGAGGTGCGCGCGGAATCCCCGTCGGCCGGCGCCGCGCCGACCACCGCCGCCCCGGCCACCAGCGCCGCGTCGCCGGCGGCCAAGGCCAAGAGCAACCCCGACCTCACCCGTAAGCCGACGCCGCCGAAGCCGCCCGCGACCAAGGTGCTGGACTACGACTACGAGGCGCAGAACACGTACTACAACTGCGGTCCGGCGGCCACCCGTAACGCCCTCAGCGCCGCCGGGATCGACCGCACCCAGGAGGAGCTCGGCGCGGAGTTGGGCACCACCGAGATGGGCACCAACTCGGCTGAGGACACCACCCGGGTGCTCAACGCCGAGGTGAAGGGTTCCCCGTACCGGACCCGGATGTTCGCCGGGGCCCCCAGCCCGGCCCAGATGGACCGGCTCCAGGCCGACGTCGTCGAGGCCATCACCGACGGCCGCGGCGTGGTCGCGAACGTCGTCGGCGACGCCGTCGACACCGACGGCGGCTGGCACTCCTACGGCGGCGGGCACTACATCGCCGTCGTGGGTTACCAGGACAACGGCCGTACCGTGCGGATCGCCGACTCGGCCAACGCCGCCGACCCGTCGTACTGGATCACCACGATCGACCTGGCCAACTGGATCGCCAGCCGGGGCTACTCCGCCTGA
- a CDS encoding acyltransferase — protein MTSAAAVSTAAVPARLPSLTGLRWIAALLVFGFHAGTMRIIAEPDYQAVVDALFTLGLSGVQFFFILSGFVLVWSARVGDSRRTFWRRRVAKIYPNHLVLWGAALLVAWWFADPVLPAVALENLLLLQAWDPRMGWFYSVNTVSWSLSCEFFFYLCLPLALPLLRRAGPKLLWVLIVALPLLILALWPAQQLVPEVSRWWFTQIFPPVRSLEFWLGAVAAELMRRGLWRGPGLTVASLVFVATWVAAAQWIRAELWTTLLAVAYLLVITAAADADVRDKRSPWRSRPLVWLGEVSFAFYLVHVLVMTSVLRLSGDWGTGFTGWRGPVVVLGFLVVNLVLAGLLHRFVETPMMRRLAPRRPARPTTVPRQRAGGPDAAAGGEQTNDRSPYVDSR, from the coding sequence ATGACCAGCGCCGCCGCGGTGTCGACCGCCGCCGTGCCCGCCCGGCTGCCCTCGCTGACCGGCCTGCGGTGGATCGCCGCGTTGCTGGTCTTCGGCTTCCACGCCGGCACCATGCGGATCATCGCCGAGCCGGACTACCAGGCGGTTGTGGACGCGCTGTTCACCCTCGGCCTGTCCGGGGTGCAGTTCTTCTTCATCCTCAGCGGTTTCGTGCTGGTCTGGTCGGCCCGCGTCGGCGACTCCCGGCGCACCTTCTGGCGGCGTCGAGTCGCCAAGATCTACCCGAACCATCTGGTGCTGTGGGGTGCGGCCCTGCTGGTCGCCTGGTGGTTCGCCGACCCGGTCCTGCCGGCGGTGGCGTTGGAGAACCTGCTGCTGTTGCAGGCGTGGGATCCCCGGATGGGCTGGTTCTACAGCGTCAACACGGTGAGCTGGTCGCTCTCCTGCGAGTTCTTCTTCTATCTGTGCCTGCCGCTGGCGCTGCCGCTGCTGCGCCGGGCCGGCCCGAAGCTGCTCTGGGTGCTGATCGTCGCGCTGCCGCTGCTGATCCTCGCGCTCTGGCCGGCCCAGCAGTTGGTGCCGGAGGTGAGCCGGTGGTGGTTCACCCAGATCTTCCCGCCGGTACGGTCGCTGGAGTTCTGGTTGGGCGCGGTCGCGGCCGAGTTGATGCGCCGGGGTCTCTGGCGCGGCCCGGGGCTGACCGTCGCCAGCCTGGTCTTCGTGGCCACCTGGGTGGCGGCCGCCCAGTGGATCCGCGCGGAGTTGTGGACCACGCTGCTCGCTGTCGCGTACCTGTTGGTGATCACCGCCGCCGCGGACGCCGACGTGCGGGACAAGCGGTCGCCGTGGCGGTCCCGGCCGCTGGTCTGGCTCGGGGAGGTCTCCTTCGCCTTCTACCTGGTGCACGTCCTGGTGATGACGAGCGTGCTGCGGTTGAGCGGCGACTGGGGGACCGGGTTCACGGGCTGGCGCGGTCCGGTCGTGGTGCTCGGCTTCCTGGTGGTGAACCTGGTTCTCGCCGGGCTGCTGCACCGCTTCGTCGAGACGCCGATGATGCGTCGACTCGCACCGCGCCGCCCGGCCCGTCCGACGACCGTCCCCCGACAACGCGCGGGCGGCCCCGACGCCGCCGCCGGCGGCGAGCAGACCAACGACCGATCACCGTACGTCGACTCGCGCTGA
- a CDS encoding glycosyltransferase, whose amino-acid sequence MVNEPTHAPLLSIVVPVYGVEAYLYQCLESIRADIPAGESDAVEMVAVDDASPDGCGDMLRSYATGRDGVRVVHLSKNVGLGLARNAGLDVATGRYVWFVDSDDWLPPGTIAAVLDRLRQHQPDVLMLDHLRVHEDGRREVDASSHLLRGITGVTRLDDQPQLLRVQHTAWNKVVRRDFLDHLELRFFPGWYEDIPFSHPLLIGAEKISVLDRVCYLYRQGRQGAITSTRSGRHFDAFAQYERLFEWVARKHPDERLQAELFQLMINHYLVVVGNDGRLHPHLRRDFFHRAAEHYRRYLPTGGHPLPSGVAGLKHRLVGRGDWLAYSALRQAHRVAGRLRRPGPAGGVDTGTGSVTADDDPGRVADTATTDDGEAVATQRRDALAGSRLP is encoded by the coding sequence GTGGTCAATGAGCCGACGCACGCACCGCTGCTGAGCATCGTCGTGCCCGTTTACGGCGTCGAGGCGTACCTGTACCAGTGCCTGGAGTCGATTCGGGCCGACATCCCGGCGGGCGAGTCGGACGCGGTCGAGATGGTCGCCGTCGACGACGCCTCCCCGGACGGTTGCGGCGACATGCTCCGCTCCTACGCCACCGGCCGGGACGGGGTCCGTGTCGTACACCTGAGCAAGAACGTGGGCCTCGGCCTGGCCCGCAACGCCGGGCTGGACGTGGCCACCGGCCGCTACGTCTGGTTCGTCGACAGCGACGACTGGTTGCCACCGGGCACGATCGCGGCGGTGCTGGACCGGCTGCGCCAACACCAGCCCGACGTGCTGATGCTCGACCACCTGCGGGTGCACGAGGACGGTCGGCGAGAGGTCGACGCGAGCAGTCACCTGCTGCGCGGCATCACCGGCGTCACCCGCCTGGACGACCAGCCGCAGCTGCTGCGGGTGCAGCACACCGCCTGGAACAAGGTGGTCCGGCGGGACTTCCTGGACCACCTGGAGCTGCGCTTCTTCCCCGGCTGGTACGAGGACATCCCGTTCAGCCACCCCCTGCTGATCGGCGCCGAGAAGATCTCCGTGCTGGACCGGGTCTGCTACCTGTACCGGCAGGGTCGGCAGGGCGCGATCACGTCCACCCGCAGCGGCCGGCACTTCGACGCGTTCGCCCAGTACGAGCGACTGTTCGAGTGGGTCGCCCGCAAGCACCCGGACGAGCGGCTGCAGGCCGAGCTGTTCCAGCTGATGATCAACCACTATCTGGTGGTGGTGGGTAACGACGGGCGGCTGCACCCGCACCTGCGGCGGGACTTCTTCCACCGGGCCGCCGAGCACTACCGCCGGTACCTGCCCACCGGCGGTCATCCGCTGCCGTCGGGCGTGGCCGGGCTCAAGCACCGCCTCGTCGGGCGCGGCGACTGGCTGGCGTACTCGGCTCTGCGGCAGGCGCACCGCGTCGCCGGTCGCCTGCGTCGTCCCGGCCCGGCCGGCGGCGTCGACACCGGCACCGGCTCGGTCACCGCCGACGACGACCCGGGCCGAGTGGCGGACACCGCGACGACGGATGACGGCGAGGCCGTCGCGACCCAGCGGCGCGACGCGCTGGCCGGGAGCCGCCTGCCGTGA
- the pseI gene encoding pseudaminic acid synthase, whose translation MTATIKIGPHAVGAGERPFVVAEMSGNHNGDLNRALAIVDAVAESGAHALKLQTYRPDTITIDVDTPAFRISNGHELWGGENLYRLYERAHTPYEWHAPIFERARERGLTVFSSPFDATAVELLESLDAPAYKIASSELVDLPLIRLVAGTGKPMVISTGMATVAEIDAAVRTARDGGAAGIVLLACTASYPAPPADSNLRRLPVLAGAFDVPVGLSDHTPGIGVAVASVALGACFIEKHVTLDRADGGVDSDFSLNPAELAALVAESGRAYSALGGTAIGPTPAEREGLRFRRSLFVVEDVRAGDPVTVHNVRSIRPAGGLAPVEIDRVLGRTFTTDVPRGTPLSWDLI comes from the coding sequence ATGACGGCGACAATCAAGATCGGACCGCACGCGGTCGGTGCCGGGGAGCGACCGTTCGTGGTCGCCGAGATGTCCGGCAACCACAACGGTGACCTGAACCGGGCACTGGCCATCGTGGACGCGGTGGCCGAGAGCGGGGCGCACGCGCTGAAGCTCCAGACGTACCGCCCGGACACCATCACGATCGACGTCGACACCCCGGCGTTCCGGATCTCCAACGGGCACGAGTTGTGGGGCGGCGAGAACCTGTACCGCCTCTACGAGCGGGCGCACACCCCGTACGAGTGGCACGCCCCGATCTTCGAACGGGCCCGCGAGCGCGGTCTGACCGTGTTCTCGTCACCGTTCGACGCGACAGCCGTGGAGCTGCTGGAGTCGTTGGACGCGCCCGCGTACAAGATCGCTTCTTCGGAGTTGGTCGACCTGCCGCTGATCCGGCTCGTGGCCGGCACGGGCAAGCCGATGGTCATCTCCACGGGCATGGCGACGGTCGCCGAGATCGACGCCGCGGTGCGGACCGCCCGGGACGGTGGCGCGGCGGGCATCGTCCTGCTGGCCTGCACCGCGTCCTACCCGGCGCCGCCGGCCGACAGCAACCTGCGCCGGCTGCCGGTGCTGGCCGGCGCGTTCGACGTGCCGGTGGGTCTCTCCGACCACACGCCGGGCATCGGGGTGGCGGTCGCCTCGGTGGCGCTCGGCGCCTGCTTCATCGAGAAGCACGTCACGCTGGACCGGGCCGACGGCGGCGTGGACTCGGACTTCTCCCTGAACCCGGCGGAGCTGGCGGCCCTGGTCGCCGAGTCCGGCCGCGCGTACTCGGCGCTGGGTGGCACCGCGATCGGCCCGACACCGGCCGAGCGGGAGGGGCTTCGGTTCCGCCGTTCGCTGTTCGTGGTCGAGGACGTACGCGCCGGTGACCCGGTCACCGTCCACAATGTGCGGTCGATCCGACCGGCCGGTGGGCTGGCTCCGGTGGAGATCGACCGGGTGCTGGGCCGTACCTTCACCACCGACGTCCCCCGCGGCACCCCGCTGAGCTGGGACCTGATCTGA
- a CDS encoding SDR family NAD(P)-dependent oxidoreductase: MSDNQLVPPSSVVLVSGGSRGLGLAIVTDLLDAGVRVAAFARTVTPELEKLAAEHPDQVHVGSVDVTDLRAAQSFVRAAEQHLGPIDGVVNNAATGQDSLHAHTADDDIARIIETNLTAPLQLTRLVIRRMLAKGLRGRIVNITSICGQRGFPGLVAYSATKGGMDAATRSLARELGGRMLVNSVAPGFFASEMSAVLGPTQLDQIVRRTPTGHLTEPEEVTPVVRMLLCEHTNINGQVIVVDGAAAI; encoded by the coding sequence ATGTCTGACAACCAGCTCGTCCCACCCAGCTCCGTGGTCCTCGTCTCCGGTGGCTCCCGAGGGCTGGGCCTGGCCATCGTCACCGACCTGCTCGACGCCGGCGTACGGGTGGCCGCGTTCGCCCGTACCGTCACCCCGGAGCTGGAGAAGCTCGCCGCCGAGCACCCCGACCAGGTGCACGTCGGCTCGGTGGACGTCACCGACCTGCGCGCCGCGCAGAGCTTCGTCCGTGCCGCCGAACAGCACCTCGGCCCGATCGACGGCGTCGTGAACAACGCCGCGACGGGGCAGGACTCGCTGCACGCGCACACCGCCGACGACGACATCGCGCGGATCATCGAGACCAACCTGACCGCCCCGCTGCAACTGACCCGGCTGGTGATCCGCCGGATGCTCGCCAAGGGGCTACGCGGGCGGATCGTCAACATCACCTCGATCTGTGGGCAGCGCGGCTTCCCGGGCCTGGTCGCGTACTCGGCCACCAAGGGCGGCATGGACGCCGCCACGCGCTCGCTGGCTCGGGAGTTGGGCGGCCGGATGCTGGTGAACTCGGTCGCGCCCGGCTTCTTCGCCTCGGAGATGTCCGCCGTGCTCGGCCCGACCCAGCTCGACCAGATCGTGCGCCGCACGCCGACCGGGCACCTGACCGAGCCGGAGGAGGTCACGCCCGTGGTCCGGATGCTGCTGTGCGAGCACACGAACATCAACGGCCAGGTCATCGTGGTGGACGGTGCCGCCGCCATCTGA